In one Colletotrichum destructivum chromosome 2, complete sequence genomic region, the following are encoded:
- a CDS encoding Putative major facilitator superfamily, MFS transporter superfamily produces MAPEKDLPATSGPVPAPGPDPDLETADSPPPHRTDAVTAAADDDALAMVGTRPQPYDPAVAARAVRKIDLFLMPAMVFGYGLVYYDKAILGSAAIFGMTADLRLSVPLPSGAVDTSRLSWATSLFYFGMLAGLYPTTYALQRLDVGRLLGVLVLVWAAVCMLTAAVTDHRGLYAQRFFLGFVESVIPTGFMCIVTGYYTQAEQSLRQSWWFSATGLFTIVGGALNYGFAQIRSGDLRPWQYIYLLAGCLTFLFGLFCFVLPNSPVSARFLTPEERHAAVERLRHGQTGVRCTQFKPYQVREALTDAKVWLVALMMASAYTMNGAVSGFGPLIVSTFGWTPYEAILLQFPLGAICFAVILLTGYLGTRLANVRILMLAVCCLPVMAGCALIWRSAWTHHAAAPVVGYSITGFFGGVVSLVITLGMSNVAGHTKKSFMAATIFVAYCVGNIVGPQLVRSQSKASHYPELWLGLIICYVICILASGALYYVLWSENKRRAALPVDEDERAKLAFQDLTDKENPYFRYVY; encoded by the coding sequence ATGGCCCCCGAAAAGGACCTCCCGGCCACCTCCGGCCCCGTGCCGGCTCCCGGACCCGATCCCGACCTCGAGACCGCCGACTCGCCTCCCCCTCACCGTACCGATGctgtcaccgccgccgccgatgacgatgccctcgCCATGGTCGGCACCCGCCCCCAACCCTACgaccccgccgtcgccgcccgcgccgtccgcaAGATCGACCTCTTCCTCATGCCCGCCATGGTCTTCGGCTACGGCCTCGTCTACTACGACAAGGCCATCCTCggctccgccgccatcttcggCATGACCGCCGACCTGCGCCTCTCCGTCCCGCTCCcctccggcgccgtcgacaccTCCCGCCTCTCCTGGGCCACCTCCCTCTTCTACTTCGGCATGCTCGCCGGCCTCTACCCGACCACCTACGccctccagcgcctcgacgtcggccgcctcctcggcgttctcgtcctcgtctgggccgccgtctgcatgctcaccgccgccgtcaccgacCACCGCGGCCTCTACGCCCAGCGCTTCTttctcggcttcgtcgagagCGTCATCCCCACCGGCTTCATGTGCATCGTCACGGGCTACTACACCCAGGCCGAGCAGTCCCTGCGCCAGAGCTGGTGGTTCTCCGCCACCGGTCtcttcaccatcgtcggcggcgccctcaaCTACGGCTTCGCCCAGATCCGGTCCGGCGACCTCCGCCCCTGGCAGTACATctacctcctcgccgggTGCCTCACCTTCCTCTTTGGGCTCTTCTGCTTCGTCCTGCCCAACTCCCCCGTCTCGGCGCGCTTCCTCACGCCCGAGGAgcgccacgccgccgtcgagcgccTGCGCCACGGCCAGACCGGCGTCCGTTGCACGCAGTTCAAGCCCTACCAGGTCAGGGAGGCCCTCACCGACGCTAAGGTCTGGCTCGTCGCCctcatgatggcctcggcctaCACCATGaacggcgccgtctcggGCTTCGGCCCGCTCATCGTCTCGACCTTTGGCTGGACCCCGTACGAGGCCATCCTGCTGCAGttccccctcggcgccatctGCTTCGCCGTCATCCTGCTGACGGGGTACCTCGGCACGCGCCTTGCCAACGTCCGCATCCTCATGCTGGCCGTCTGCTGCCTCCCCGTCATGGCCGGCTGCGCCCTCATCTGGCGCTCCGCTTGGACGCACCACGCTGcggcgcccgtcgtcggctaCTCTATCACGggcttcttcggcggcgtcgtcagcctcgtcatCACGCTCGGCATGTccaacgtcgccggccaCACGAAGAAGAGCTTCATGGCCGCCACCATCTTTGTCGCCTACTGCGTCGGCAACATCGTCGGCCCCCAGCTCGTCCGGTCCCAGAGCAAGGCGAGCCACTATCCAGAACTGTGGCTCGGTCTCATCATCTGCTACGTCATCTGCATCCTCGCGTCGGGCGCGCTGTACTATGTCCTCTGGAGCGAGAACAAGCGGCGGGCCGCGCTGcccgttgacgaggacgagagggCTAAGCTGGCCTTTCAGGATCTCACGGACAAGGAGAATCCGTACTTCCGCTATGTATACTAA